In the Parasteatoda tepidariorum isolate YZ-2023 chromosome 3, CAS_Ptep_4.0, whole genome shotgun sequence genome, one interval contains:
- the LOC122270712 gene encoding uncharacterized protein — MCFLTYFLLSLLVHFFFCLEKLTIFQRNVKKLKTLASGAGFERIQVPWIHFHALLFLEDTGEAEPSVSNLEESYKESSLLSQNVKDLNESLDFQSFEASRDLRIANEESFVEDEPLTCDEPQIPEEQRVEANSGKCSAGARKSAKRKRTNEDELLFEAVKALKNIPPPQEASFEDACGQYLAHILKSIPDKEKRLREHKKLIETAFSFLLE; from the exons ATGTGctttttaacttactttttattgtcattattagttcacttttttttctgtttagaaAAGTTGACTATATTCCAAAGGAATGTGAAAAAGCTGAAGACGTTAGCAAGTGGAGCAGGATTTGAAAGGATTCAGGTCCCATGGATCCATTTTCACGCATTACTGTTTCTAGAGGATACTGGTGAAGCAGAGCCAAGCGTGTCTAACTTGGAGGAAAGCTATAAGGAGTCTTCTTTGTTAAGTCAG AACGTGAAAGATTTAAATGAATCTCTAGACTTCCAATCATTTGAGGCCTCCAGAGACCTTCGAATCGCAAACGAAGAGTCCTTTGTTGAAGATGAACCCCTGACTTGTGACGAACCCCAGATTCCCGAAGAACAACGAGTAGAAGCCAATAGTGGCAAGTGTAGTGCTGGTGCTAGGAAAAGTGCCAAAAGAAAACGAACGAATGAAGACGAACTATTGTTTGAGGCTGTAAAAGCTCTAAAGAACATCCCGCCACCGCAGGAAGCATCCTTTGAGGATGCTTGTGGACAGTACCTTGCACacattttaaagtcaattccaGACAAAGAGAAGCGTCTAAGAGAgcataaaaagttaattgaaacaGCATTCtcatttcttttagaataa